The genome window AGAACAAATCaacacagaactgaaaagcaagaaaagtgaAAGCTGATCTCTTCCCAGCTCCATTTGGACCAGCAATCTACTCCCCAACGCTCATACGGGGTAGTTCTCATGACCCCTCAGGAAGGCTGAAGCTTGGCGATTTCAAGCCTAGCTTAGCTCAGGCGCCTGCTGGGTGGCAGAATGAATACCAGCTTTACTGGAATGTCCCTATGCCAAAAAAGCCCTAACCCAAAACAACTGAAGTAAACACTTAGAGCCTAATCCTCTTTCAGTAGAGGAACTGATGTGAGGGTGCATAACAAAACATTTACTGTGattcttttttggtttgatAATCTTCTAACAACTGACTATGTTTTTTGTCTTAGTAAAGATGTAGCCTGTGGTAAAGAGATTTGTGTCTTTCACTTGTTCCAGAACAGTTGCCACAGAAATTTGTAGCTTCATTGTCTGACAAAAAAATCGGCATAAAAAGTAGTAAATGTAGTTTTATTTCTATGGTTTCTCATTTGTCTGACCGGCTGTCTTACTCTGTGAGatgtttcattcttttcaaGAGAGCTTTGCTTTAGTTAGGCAGTTTTAAGaccttaattttcatttttagacaAACGTGTCACAGAAACGAATACAAAACTAGTTTAAGGTCATGTATTTTGTACTGTGGCTCCTTCGTCAGTGATGGTGCTGATGCTACTGCCAACCCAATATTTTATCTTACAAAGGGGAAAGCCCAGCAGCTCAGTTATCCATTCTAATCCGCACTTCTCAGGATCCTATCTGGgtaatttttccaaaattactATTTTGCATGACGCCACAGACGCTGGAGAGATACCTCTCAAAATACTAGCTATGCATGTTCTTTGGATAGGGGAAGATTTGTTGTCAAGTCTGTGGCCTGGTTTAGGCAAGTGTGGTTTTATTCTGTTGTCCGCCTTTAGTTGCTTGAGGGTCTGGATGAAATGCTGGCCTTTACAGAGCCAGAGCTGAAACCCACACTGGTGTATCTTGCTACTTAAAAAGCCCAAAGCCATAACAAATATAAGCAGTGACATGTATGTTGGGGCAGAATTTCCCTTCCAATGCCATCATTTCTAAATTCTTCTGCTCAGGAGCCTTCAAGTCTTGTTTGGCACCATCTACTCACTCAGCACACCATAAACGGCAGGAAGCCCAGTCTTTAACACTTATTTAACAGAGGTCAAGTAAAGTGTTAGCAGGCAGACTGCTGGCTCGCCACCTGGACAGAAGAGaagcatgctttttctttcacattgcTTTGTACTCCCTGTATTCTGCCCAATAAATTTGAAATGAGATTATTCTTTAGCTAGACATTCAGActgtgtgcagcagctgcagacttcgtatctatatatctatactATAGAAGGAGCAGTTTTAGAACCTGTGTAACTAGCGGGTCATTTCTGCATCCTGTTGTATGTGGTATCGTTGACCAAGGTTGTGTCACGTGCCTTACCACAGGTGCATGCATACCGCACGGTCTGTTCTGAGAGTCAAAGCATCACACACTGGTGGTGAAAACTCTGTTACCCTCGCTGTATTTCACTCTACACCATACTCAAATATTAGTAGCGTTTTACAGAGGATTCCATCCACTTCCTAGAGGTTAGGACAGTCAGCAGCCCTCACTACACAGTCAGCAGGTCGGGGACATTGCTTTCCTGCCAAACAGATGCCTGGGATCGTGGTCCATCACTTTCTGTGAGGAACTTCCAAGGTCAGCCAGGGGCTGGGCATTTTGAGACTATATATTCTAATTTAAACACCTGAAGCCAACCTCTTGTTGGCTCTTCATCCCACGAGAGATTTATTCAGGCAAATCTCAGACATCTAAAAAAACTAGAAGTCTTAAGTCTGAGCCGGTAATGTTATGCTGCCGCTGCAATTAATAACGAGAAGGGTTATCAGAAGGCTATCGGACATCCAAGACAGGTTGAATGTTTCTCCGTGGGCGCCCATTTCTTCCTACCAACTGCAAAGGGTGACCAGCTCAGACGGACACAAAACTTTCAGGTTAATAAACTGGAGCAACGAGTCGCGATCGAGATGTCCGTATCCcatcagcacacacacacacagacaaaagcGCGGCTGAGCAATCCCGCCGCTCTCTACAGCGCCAACCTGCAGTATCCCTGAAACTCCCTGCAGATTTTAACAGCTGCCATCCGTCCCAAAATCGCATTCGCGACTCGCTCCGCTACCCCAGCCTGTTCTTTCTCTGGGGACCCGGCAGGCAACCGGGCCGAACGCTCCTCCTCGGCACACGCTCAGCCTGCCGGTACCTGCCCCGGCTAACGCACCTCCCTTGCGGTGCGCCCTTTGCCGGGCGGGGTGAGTCCCGCGGTGCCGAgcgccccccggccctgcccgaggggaggagggggccgggcgggcaggaggagggggcggGCGAGGGGCGGCCCGGAGCCCCGCGCAGCAGAGCGGCGGcagcccgggccccgccggcggcggctctgggggcggcggcgggggcaggTGCGGGGGctgccgcgccgcgccgcgaggaggaggaggcggcggcggcggaggaggaggcggaggaggagaCGACAGCGACGACGGCGAGGGctgggcgggcggcggggctggcggccCCGAGCCTGGCCGGCGTGCCCGTGGGCGTGCTCCCGGCGGGGAGGGCCGCCCGCAGCCCAcaccccccgccgccgccgctaaCTTTGCCTCTTCGCGAAGAGCCGCCATCCGGCAGCCAGAGGGTCGGCGGAGCCCCGGCGGTCCGGAGCCGAGCCCCGCGATGAAGGGCCGCCGGCGGTGGCGGTGGCGGGGCTTCGCCGCCGTGCTGGTGCTGTacacgctgctgctgctcctgctggtgccCTACGCGCTGGACTACGGGGCCAGGCGGGGGCGGGCGGACGAGGAGCCGCTGCTGCggcgctgccccagcctggaGGAGGCGCTGAGCgagtggggctgggagcaacgGCAGCCGCCGCTGGACGAAGAGGAGGAGGACgaggagggcggcggcggcacgGCGGGTAacggcagcgcggcggcggcggcggggaagCGGCACATCTACCTGCACGCCACCTGGCGCACGGGCTCCTCCTTCCTGGGGGAGCTCTTCAACCAGCACCCCGACGTCTTCTACCTCTACGAGCCCATGTGGCACCTGTGGCAGGCCCTCTACCCGGGGGACGCGCTGAGCCTGCAGGGCGCCCTGCGCGACATGCTGCGCGCCCTCTTCCGATGCGACTTCTCCGTCCTGCGCCTCTacgccgccccgcccggcccccgcgaCCCGCTGGCCCctgccccgcccgccgccgccaaCCTCACCACGGCCGGCATCTTCGGCTGGCGGACCAACAAGGTGATCTGCTCGCCGCCGctctgccccgccgccccgcggccccgtCGGGAGGTCGGCCTCGTCGACGGCGCCGCCTGCGAGGAGACGTGCCCGCCGCGGGCGCTGCGGGAGCTGGAGGCCGAGTGCCGCAAGTACCCGGTGGTGGTCATCAAGGACGTgcggctgctggagctgggcgccctgctgccgctgctgcggGAGCCCGGCCTCAACCTGCGGGTGGTGCAGCTCTTCCGCGACCCCCGCGCCGTCCACAACTCCCGCCTGAAGGCCAGGCAGGCGCTGCTGCGGGAGAGCATCCAGGTGCTGCGCAGCCGCCACCGCGCCGAGCCGCGGGGGCCGccccgccagcagcagcagcagctactgcTGCCGCCCGGGCTGCTGGGCGGGCGGGCGCCGCAGCACCGTGCCGAGTTCTTCCTCGGCGGCGCGCTGGAGGTGATCTGCCAGGCCTGGCTGCGCGACCTGCTGCtggcccgccgcgccccggcctGGCTCCGCCGCCGCTACACGCAGCTGCGCTACGAGGACCTGGTGCGGGAGCCCCGCGCCCAGCTGCGCCGCCTGCTACGCTTCGCCGGGCTGCCGGTGCCGCCCGCCCTGGAGGCCTTCGTGCTCAACATGACCCGCGGCGCCGCCTACTC of Falco cherrug isolate bFalChe1 chromosome 2, bFalChe1.pri, whole genome shotgun sequence contains these proteins:
- the CHST7 gene encoding carbohydrate sulfotransferase 7; this encodes MKGRRRWRWRGFAAVLVLYTLLLLLLVPYALDYGARRGRADEEPLLRRCPSLEEALSEWGWEQRQPPLDEEEEDEEGGGGTAGNGSAAAAAGKRHIYLHATWRTGSSFLGELFNQHPDVFYLYEPMWHLWQALYPGDALSLQGALRDMLRALFRCDFSVLRLYAAPPGPRDPLAPAPPAAANLTTAGIFGWRTNKVICSPPLCPAAPRPRREVGLVDGAACEETCPPRALRELEAECRKYPVVVIKDVRLLELGALLPLLREPGLNLRVVQLFRDPRAVHNSRLKARQALLRESIQVLRSRHRAEPRGPPRQQQQQLLLPPGLLGGRAPQHRAEFFLGGALEVICQAWLRDLLLARRAPAWLRRRYTQLRYEDLVREPRAQLRRLLRFAGLPVPPALEAFVLNMTRGAAYSSDRPFLISARDAREAIHAWRERLSRQQVRQVEAACGEAMSLLAYPLSGGDAR